The proteins below come from a single Erythrobacter sp. SG61-1L genomic window:
- a CDS encoding TonB-dependent receptor, translating to MSMFSKPLAARLACGAGSLELALCLASPSIAAEAMPETPVGSDIVVTAAGFEQKITDAPASITVVTAEELRQRPYMTLIDAVRDIEGVDVGETSDKTGQRTISIRGMGSDYTLILIDGRRQNNHGDIYPNSFGGNQFNHIPPLDAIERIEVIRGPASTLYGADALGGVINIITKKTLDRWTGSATFGRSIQEDTAFGDEMTFDANVSGPLVKGLIGLKLRGSFYKRYPSDPDFEPSIDPAGVSHVRGLGFGGGGKTVENTNRSYGGSITLTPSPDHSFEFDIDYSKQVYDNTPIVDPDTGAISYPLGTLDGIASIWRASGGVVQPRVGYTEKQVFDRLNWAVTHHGDWGFGSSFVSLAYIKTNNKGRTMPFSVAERLLLQEMYSGTGDYAGMTTAERRAIAEETFLPRPLRTLESAQYTLDARLDIPVENLAGDHHFVIGGQYIDGTLDDGVFGLEASVGGIEAVQDHRIWSVFAEDNWSLAEGLTITGGIRYDHHNMFGGHFSPRLYANYEVTPTLTVKGGVSTGYKTPKTTDLYDGIRGFGGQGTSPFIGNPDLKPETSVNGEVAVYWNPTSASGFNVTLFYNKFKDKIDTTLVQPCALTNFGRPCANLGDYWSVLGLGSSISIPFNIDEARIKGAEVMGRYEFFDGLSLRTNYTYTDSKQLTGPSAGQPLTQSAKHMANATLDWRVTDALSAQLSVEHRSRRYRGVDGSGNHLYYKSYKVLNLGGQYRISDFLTISGRVNNLLNQDFRAYDVDFGDPVNGAYTPTYIDHYNNKDKARSYWVSVNARF from the coding sequence ATGAGCATGTTCAGTAAACCGCTTGCCGCGCGTCTAGCTTGCGGTGCGGGTTCCTTGGAACTGGCCCTTTGCCTTGCATCGCCTTCAATCGCCGCCGAGGCCATGCCGGAGACGCCGGTGGGTTCGGACATCGTCGTCACCGCGGCCGGTTTCGAACAGAAGATCACAGATGCGCCCGCCAGCATCACTGTTGTTACCGCGGAAGAACTGCGCCAGCGCCCCTACATGACGCTGATCGATGCGGTGCGCGACATCGAAGGTGTCGATGTAGGCGAGACATCCGACAAGACCGGCCAGCGCACGATCAGCATTCGCGGTATGGGTTCGGACTATACGTTGATCCTGATCGACGGCCGCCGCCAGAACAACCACGGCGACATCTATCCCAATAGCTTCGGCGGCAACCAGTTTAACCACATTCCGCCGCTCGATGCGATCGAGCGGATCGAGGTCATCCGTGGCCCCGCTTCCACCCTCTACGGCGCGGATGCGCTAGGCGGGGTGATCAACATCATCACCAAGAAGACGTTGGACCGCTGGACCGGTTCCGCCACTTTCGGGCGGAGCATCCAGGAAGACACCGCATTCGGCGATGAAATGACGTTCGATGCCAATGTAAGCGGCCCGCTCGTCAAGGGGCTCATCGGCCTCAAGCTGCGCGGTTCGTTCTACAAGCGCTATCCATCCGATCCAGATTTCGAGCCGTCGATCGATCCGGCAGGCGTATCGCATGTGCGCGGCCTGGGCTTCGGCGGGGGTGGGAAGACGGTCGAGAACACTAACCGCAGCTATGGCGGCTCGATCACCTTAACTCCGTCGCCCGACCACAGCTTCGAATTTGACATCGATTATTCGAAGCAGGTTTACGACAACACGCCCATCGTCGATCCTGATACGGGTGCTATCAGTTATCCGCTGGGAACGCTGGACGGGATCGCAAGCATCTGGCGCGCCAGCGGCGGCGTCGTGCAGCCGCGCGTCGGCTACACCGAGAAACAGGTGTTCGACCGCCTGAACTGGGCGGTTACTCATCATGGCGACTGGGGCTTCGGCAGCAGCTTCGTCTCGCTGGCCTACATCAAAACGAACAATAAGGGCCGCACCATGCCCTTCTCGGTCGCGGAACGCTTGCTGTTGCAGGAAATGTATAGTGGCACCGGCGACTATGCGGGTATGACCACGGCTGAACGGCGCGCCATTGCAGAGGAAACCTTCCTTCCCCGTCCGCTTCGGACGCTGGAGAGCGCGCAATATACCCTGGACGCCCGGCTGGACATTCCGGTCGAGAATCTCGCTGGCGACCACCACTTCGTGATCGGGGGCCAATATATTGATGGCACGCTGGATGACGGGGTGTTCGGGCTCGAAGCCTCGGTCGGCGGTATCGAGGCGGTGCAGGATCACCGGATATGGTCGGTCTTCGCGGAAGATAACTGGAGCCTTGCCGAAGGCCTGACGATCACGGGCGGTATCCGTTACGATCACCACAACATGTTCGGCGGCCATTTCAGTCCGCGTCTCTATGCCAATTACGAGGTGACCCCCACACTGACGGTCAAGGGTGGTGTCAGCACTGGCTACAAGACGCCTAAAACGACCGACCTCTATGATGGCATTCGCGGATTTGGCGGGCAGGGCACCAGTCCGTTCATCGGCAACCCCGATCTGAAGCCCGAGACCAGCGTGAACGGGGAAGTCGCGGTCTATTGGAATCCCACGTCAGCCAGCGGTTTCAACGTCACTTTGTTCTACAACAAGTTCAAGGATAAGATCGACACGACCTTGGTCCAGCCTTGCGCGTTGACCAACTTCGGGCGTCCTTGTGCCAATCTGGGCGATTATTGGTCGGTTCTGGGGCTGGGCAGCAGCATCAGCATCCCGTTCAATATCGACGAGGCGCGCATCAAGGGTGCCGAAGTCATGGGCCGCTATGAGTTCTTCGACGGTCTTTCGCTCCGTACGAACTATACCTATACCGACAGCAAGCAGTTGACCGGCCCTTCTGCCGGGCAGCCGCTGACTCAGTCGGCCAAGCATATGGCCAATGCGACGCTGGACTGGCGGGTGACCGACGCGCTGTCGGCGCAATTGTCGGTCGAACATCGGTCGCGCCGTTATCGCGGTGTCGATGGGAGTGGGAACCATCTCTATTACAAGAGCTACAAGGTCCTGAACTTGGGCGGGCAATACCGCATCAGCGATTTCCTCACGATCAGTGGCCGCGTGAACAACCTGCTCAATCAGGACTTCCGCGCCTATGATGTCGATTTTGGCGATCCGGTCAACGGGGCCTACACGCCGACCTATATCGACCATTACAACAACAAGGATAAAGCTCGCAGCTATTGGGTCAGCGTCAACGCCCGCTTCTGA
- a CDS encoding recombinase family protein, producing MVIKWLDTVGPEPPTDPPRMRAAEYVRMSTEHQKYSTDNQSAAIRQYAEQRGYEIVRTYADEGKSGLNIGGRQALQNLLEDVETGRADFTALLVYDVSRWGRFQDPDEAASYELRCRQAGVQVHYCAEQFENDGSIGSSIIKTVKRAMAGEYSRELSVKVFAGQANLIRLGFRQGGPAGFGLRRMLVDQSGEEKGLLDHGEHKSITTDRVILVPGPENEIEVVRQVYRIFVEDQRSEREIADELNRRGIVTDLGRPWSRGSVHQLLINEKYIGNNVWGRTSCKLKGAHVRNDPSAWIRADAAFIGIVPQALFGAAQAIIHERSEKLSDEQMLDVLAKILERNGYLSGLIIDEADNCPSSSSFRARFGSLLRAYTLVGFAPDHDYRYLETNRKLRALHPGVIERVLDGIKRIGGSVRIDPDTDLLTINREFTASVVIVRCFQTGAGSRRWKLRLDTKLKPHLTVAVRMDAANETPQDYYLLPRLDMREAVLRLADYNGLSLDAYRFDSLEPFFRMAARTPLKEAA from the coding sequence ATGGTCATCAAATGGTTGGATACGGTGGGGCCTGAGCCTCCAACTGACCCGCCCAGAATGCGGGCCGCCGAATATGTCCGCATGTCGACCGAACATCAGAAATATTCGACGGACAATCAGTCAGCCGCGATCCGCCAGTACGCCGAGCAGCGTGGTTACGAGATCGTTCGAACGTACGCTGACGAAGGAAAGAGCGGCCTCAATATTGGCGGACGACAGGCGCTTCAGAATCTTCTGGAGGATGTCGAAACGGGGCGAGCCGATTTCACGGCCCTGCTGGTCTACGACGTCAGCCGGTGGGGGCGCTTTCAGGATCCCGATGAAGCTGCTTCCTATGAGTTGCGTTGTCGCCAGGCGGGCGTCCAGGTCCACTATTGTGCTGAGCAATTCGAGAACGACGGGAGTATCGGCTCGTCGATCATCAAGACCGTCAAACGGGCGATGGCCGGCGAATATAGCCGGGAACTCTCCGTCAAAGTTTTCGCCGGCCAAGCCAACCTCATACGCTTGGGCTTTCGCCAGGGTGGTCCGGCGGGATTTGGCCTGCGCAGGATGCTGGTGGATCAGTCGGGCGAAGAGAAAGGTTTGCTCGATCACGGCGAACATAAGAGCATCACGACCGATCGCGTGATTCTCGTGCCTGGCCCCGAGAACGAAATCGAAGTTGTCCGCCAGGTCTATCGGATATTCGTCGAGGATCAGCGCAGTGAGCGCGAGATTGCCGATGAACTCAATCGTAGAGGGATCGTGACCGACCTCGGCCGCCCCTGGTCGCGAGGTTCGGTGCACCAGCTTCTGATCAATGAAAAATATATCGGCAACAACGTATGGGGCCGCACCTCCTGCAAACTCAAAGGCGCCCACGTCCGAAACGATCCGAGCGCGTGGATCAGGGCAGATGCAGCCTTTATCGGCATAGTCCCGCAAGCTCTCTTCGGTGCAGCGCAGGCCATCATTCACGAACGCAGCGAAAAGTTGTCGGACGAGCAGATGCTCGATGTCCTGGCGAAGATACTCGAGCGCAACGGGTATCTCTCCGGGCTCATTATCGATGAAGCGGATAACTGCCCTTCCAGCAGTTCCTTTCGCGCACGGTTTGGCAGTCTTCTACGCGCTTATACGCTGGTCGGCTTCGCTCCGGATCACGATTATCGTTATTTGGAGACCAACCGAAAACTGCGGGCACTGCATCCCGGCGTCATCGAGAGAGTGCTAGACGGAATTAAGCGTATCGGCGGATCGGTCCGGATAGATCCCGATACCGACCTTCTCACGATCAACCGAGAATTTACCGCCTCAGTCGTGATCGTCCGCTGCTTCCAGACGGGCGCTGGCAGCCGGCGTTGGAAGCTGCGGCTCGACACCAAGCTCAAACCGCATCTCACCGTGGCCGTGCGGATGGATGCGGCTAACGAAACCCCGCAGGACTACTATCTGCTGCCCCGGCTCGATATGCGCGAAGCTGTCCTGCGCCTCGCCGATTACAATGGTCTTTCCCTCGACGCCTATCGCTTCGACAGTCTGGAGCCATTTTTCAGGATGGCTGCACGAACTCCACTGAAGGAGGCAGCCTGA
- a CDS encoding plasmid partitioning protein RepB C-terminal domain-containing protein, with protein sequence MSALPAQRVEMVPIAKITVVNPRVRNKRNFKEIVDNIAKIGLKKPITVTRRVEADGPFYDLVCGQGRLEAYIALGQREVPALVVTADPEDCWVASLVENCARRQHQAFDLLQDIRGMEERGYSQSEIARKTGLTYEYVHGVSRLLEKGEQRLLRSVESGTIPLSVAVEIAEAEDEDVQAALSSAYERGLLKGRKLLAARKLIEARRRRGKGFAGSETPKRKGLSAEALVKAYQEDAERKHSLIQRARVTKDRLLFILEALRRLGQDPALVRLLESEDLGTLPQNLALRLRPELAGSA encoded by the coding sequence ATGTCGGCCCTACCTGCCCAGCGCGTAGAGATGGTTCCTATTGCCAAGATCACGGTCGTCAATCCACGGGTTCGCAATAAGCGAAACTTCAAGGAGATCGTCGATAACATCGCCAAGATCGGTCTGAAGAAGCCGATCACGGTTACCCGCAGAGTGGAGGCGGATGGCCCTTTCTATGATCTGGTGTGTGGGCAAGGACGGCTGGAAGCCTATATCGCTCTGGGGCAGAGGGAAGTCCCTGCTTTGGTGGTCACGGCCGATCCGGAAGATTGCTGGGTTGCGAGCCTGGTTGAGAATTGCGCGCGCCGCCAGCATCAGGCCTTCGATCTTCTGCAGGACATTCGAGGAATGGAGGAGCGCGGCTACTCGCAGAGCGAGATCGCCCGTAAGACCGGCCTGACCTATGAATATGTACACGGCGTCTCGCGGCTACTTGAAAAGGGTGAACAGCGCCTTTTGCGCTCGGTCGAAAGCGGCACCATTCCGCTAAGCGTCGCTGTCGAAATCGCAGAAGCTGAAGACGAGGATGTCCAGGCGGCTCTATCAAGTGCTTATGAGCGCGGCCTGCTCAAGGGGCGCAAATTGCTCGCGGCGCGCAAACTGATCGAGGCCAGAAGGAGACGCGGCAAAGGCTTTGCCGGCTCGGAAACCCCAAAGCGCAAGGGGCTCTCGGCAGAAGCACTGGTGAAAGCCTATCAGGAAGATGCTGAGCGCAAACATTCGTTGATCCAGCGCGCCAGAGTGACCAAAGACCGCCTGCTTTTCATCCTCGAAGCGCTTCGACGGCTAGGCCAAGATCCGGCGCTGGTTCGATTGCTGGAAAGCGAAGACTTGGGTACGCTTCCGCAAAATCTGGCCCTCAGATTGCGGCCGGAACTTGCAGGATCTGCCTGA
- a CDS encoding plasmid partitioning protein RepB C-terminal domain-containing protein, producing MSLHHAPLTRAFEETTLRIAIADISPLREVRPDVRKSVKYGQIAASIREVGIIEPPVVVRDPLDSGRFRLLDGHLRLDILISQGVAEVVCLIATEDEAFTYNRRVSRIAIIQEHKMIMKAVKQGVSEERLARALNVNIASIRKKLNLLDGICPEAAELLRDKHVALNAFVQLRKLKPMRQIIAAEMMVAMNRYSLGYVKSIVAATPPDQLVQGKRQTDLGLSPEQLDVMTKEAARLDLEFRSVEQSYGADHLDLVLASAYVTSLLENAKVVGHLARHHADLLNEFQKIAELQKAA from the coding sequence ATGAGCCTGCACCATGCTCCCCTCACCCGCGCGTTCGAAGAGACGACCCTGCGCATCGCCATTGCCGACATCTCGCCTTTGCGCGAAGTGCGACCGGACGTCCGAAAGTCTGTCAAATATGGCCAGATCGCCGCTTCCATTCGTGAGGTCGGCATCATCGAGCCTCCGGTGGTCGTTCGCGATCCGCTCGATTCCGGGCGGTTCCGCCTGCTCGACGGTCATCTTCGGCTCGATATCCTCATTAGCCAAGGCGTTGCAGAAGTCGTGTGCCTGATCGCCACCGAGGATGAGGCATTCACCTACAACAGGCGTGTCAGCCGGATCGCGATCATCCAGGAACACAAGATGATCATGAAGGCGGTGAAGCAAGGCGTATCCGAAGAGCGGTTGGCGCGGGCACTCAACGTCAACATCGCCAGCATTCGCAAGAAGCTCAATCTGCTCGACGGGATATGTCCCGAAGCCGCTGAATTGCTGCGGGACAAACACGTCGCGCTCAACGCCTTCGTCCAGCTCCGGAAATTGAAACCAATGCGCCAGATTATCGCTGCCGAAATGATGGTGGCAATGAACCGCTATTCGCTCGGTTATGTGAAATCGATTGTCGCCGCGACACCGCCCGACCAGCTTGTTCAAGGGAAGCGGCAGACCGACCTCGGACTATCGCCCGAGCAGCTCGATGTGATGACCAAAGAAGCCGCACGCCTCGATCTTGAGTTTCGTTCGGTCGAGCAAAGCTATGGGGCCGACCACCTCGATCTCGTCCTAGCCTCAGCTTACGTCACAAGCCTGCTCGAGAATGCCAAGGTCGTCGGTCATTTGGCGCGACACCATGCCGATCTGCTCAACGAATTCCAGAAGATCGCCGAACTTCAAAAGGCGGCCTGA
- a CDS encoding NERD domain-containing protein/DEAD/DEAH box helicase produces the protein MALMFPTTLPSWVTNDPYRSAEIEVYNLMREEVPDDYVCYYSRPWLGLDEKGFERDGEADFVVAHPELGLLVIEVKGGVVSRDEGTEKWKTKNRLGFTNEIKDPVQQAVSSKYQLIKKLREHRDWGGKFITLRHGVILPDSARPERDLGINMPQRIFLFGPEMNQLQAWIDARLGQTKGEDDAPGQGLGHTGMRILHELVAGAIELRPSLARALRDDRRAIETLSSDQLDVLDGLVDQTRVAIAGGAGTGKTILALEKAARLGEAGLSTLLICFNAPLAEWLERMTRQMANVKARSFHGLCDDMAAAAAVDLPPRGSPTYFNELPGAMKAAISTRPDLRVDAIIVDEGQDFENEWLECLDSCLKQPEEGAFYAFYDDNQKVYRRDAGFLTRMTSPFYLTRNFRNTRAIHEVMKPWYLGHVSRAVGPQGLAVQWVEAERPQDAIGALHELVRDLIRTHGLKPDDIAVLTGGNAQNHAALKNGMLAGVSATNAAQQQQGQLVFDTVRRFKGLERAAVIIVDPGKLDNSELVYVALSRPSVFLAVIGGAKHLDRLKRGVQ, from the coding sequence ATGGCTCTGATGTTTCCGACCACCCTGCCGTCCTGGGTGACCAATGACCCGTATCGCTCGGCCGAAATCGAAGTCTACAACCTGATGCGGGAGGAGGTCCCTGACGACTACGTCTGTTACTATTCCCGTCCCTGGCTCGGTCTTGATGAAAAAGGATTTGAGCGCGACGGCGAAGCTGATTTTGTTGTTGCTCATCCCGAGCTCGGACTTCTTGTCATTGAGGTCAAGGGAGGCGTGGTCAGCAGGGACGAGGGCACCGAGAAATGGAAGACAAAGAATCGCCTCGGGTTCACGAACGAGATCAAGGATCCTGTGCAGCAGGCCGTCTCCAGCAAGTACCAGCTTATCAAGAAATTACGGGAGCATCGGGATTGGGGCGGCAAATTCATCACGCTACGACATGGCGTGATCCTTCCTGACAGCGCGCGGCCCGAAAGGGACCTCGGCATCAATATGCCCCAGAGGATTTTCCTGTTCGGGCCTGAGATGAATCAACTTCAAGCGTGGATCGATGCTCGACTGGGCCAGACCAAGGGCGAAGATGACGCACCCGGGCAGGGTCTTGGGCATACAGGGATGCGGATTCTGCATGAGCTCGTTGCAGGAGCGATTGAGCTTCGTCCAAGTCTCGCCCGGGCATTGCGGGATGACCGCCGTGCTATCGAGACGCTGAGTTCCGATCAGCTCGATGTCCTTGATGGACTTGTCGACCAGACGCGTGTCGCCATCGCCGGTGGTGCCGGCACAGGCAAAACGATTCTGGCACTCGAGAAAGCTGCGAGACTTGGGGAAGCCGGTCTTTCCACTCTTCTGATATGCTTCAATGCACCACTTGCCGAATGGCTCGAGCGAATGACTCGGCAAATGGCCAATGTGAAGGCTCGCAGCTTCCACGGCCTGTGCGATGATATGGCTGCTGCCGCAGCCGTTGATCTGCCACCGAGAGGAAGTCCTACATATTTCAACGAACTTCCCGGAGCGATGAAGGCGGCGATATCAACTCGCCCCGATCTGCGGGTCGATGCAATCATCGTTGATGAAGGACAGGATTTTGAGAACGAATGGCTCGAATGTCTGGACAGTTGCCTGAAGCAACCAGAAGAGGGCGCATTTTATGCCTTTTATGATGACAACCAGAAGGTCTACCGGAGGGATGCCGGTTTTCTGACCCGAATGACGTCTCCCTTCTATCTCACCCGCAACTTCCGCAATACACGTGCGATCCATGAGGTCATGAAGCCTTGGTATCTGGGCCATGTTTCGCGCGCCGTGGGGCCGCAAGGTCTTGCTGTGCAATGGGTGGAGGCCGAGCGTCCACAAGACGCAATAGGAGCATTGCACGAACTTGTCCGGGATCTGATCAGAACCCACGGCCTGAAGCCTGATGACATTGCGGTTCTGACCGGAGGCAATGCTCAGAACCATGCAGCGCTCAAGAACGGAATGCTGGCTGGCGTTTCGGCCACGAATGCCGCGCAGCAGCAACAAGGTCAGCTTGTTTTTGATACTGTCCGCAGGTTCAAGGGGCTGGAGCGTGCGGCAGTAATCATTGTGGATCCGGGCAAGCTCGATAATTCCGAACTTGTCTATGTAGCCCTGAGCCGGCCCTCAGTATTTCTTGCGGTAATCGGAGGCGCAAAGCATCTCGACCGGCTGAAGCGGGGAGTCCAATAG
- a CDS encoding DUF1998 domain-containing protein encodes MARLGKIRRSQVISTYGPGAIVDFRAGKKGGAPVSIVTAGLDEWDNASWTAGLMNDQCISEPRLQKKLRVDGFRLPPVGYEYRGSGQNREKRIRQLNGIRFPDWLQCPVCGLLQRSRNWAEDPGDPALYCSPCSRRSEAGRRVHVIPVRFVLACPDGHLDEFPWHHWVGHKEGCDRRKPLRLVTRGAGLKGLWVNCTGCSAGRSMEQAFSSAMMQRMNIRCSGRRPWLPGPNEACSHAGPPQAVQRGASNLYFPATDSAIDIPPWTDEFQTALGQHWAALQTAASMEDADLIVRLVVWPQWDGQQMTLEEMQQKVRQRLALINAPERQDIRGEEYQQLTLGEATRDPKSEFCIRPEPVPPALSGLLSNLVRVVRLREVRALYGFTRIYPPSGEFGSGICSPLSAAPKKWLPAAEVRGEGIFIALDEEKVGQWELQPAVQERAARVDHSWKEAWKERGNDGDPPFPVTPRLILVHTLSHVLMRQLALDCGYSTSSIRERIYASDEDPGMCGLLIYTSAADADGTLGGLERQGKPERFIPLVQDAVRSVEWCSSDPLCMNGLNSWSESGNLAACHSCVLAPETACEHFNRFLDRAMIVGLPGDPAVGFFHQLLAVEEV; translated from the coding sequence ATGGCAAGACTTGGCAAGATCCGTCGCAGTCAGGTGATCTCGACGTATGGCCCGGGAGCCATTGTTGACTTTCGTGCCGGCAAGAAGGGTGGAGCTCCGGTATCGATCGTAACTGCAGGTCTCGATGAATGGGACAACGCGTCCTGGACAGCTGGCCTAATGAACGATCAATGCATCAGCGAACCCCGTCTCCAGAAGAAACTGCGGGTGGACGGCTTCCGGCTTCCGCCAGTCGGATATGAATACAGGGGAAGCGGGCAGAACCGGGAAAAGCGGATTAGGCAGCTGAACGGAATTCGCTTTCCGGACTGGCTTCAATGCCCCGTTTGCGGTCTGCTCCAGCGTTCGAGGAACTGGGCCGAGGACCCCGGGGACCCGGCTCTCTATTGCTCACCCTGCTCGCGAAGGAGCGAAGCCGGACGACGGGTTCATGTCATTCCTGTTCGCTTCGTGCTTGCATGTCCGGACGGCCATCTTGATGAATTTCCGTGGCACCATTGGGTGGGGCACAAGGAAGGTTGCGACCGGCGAAAACCCCTCAGGCTCGTGACACGCGGCGCTGGCCTGAAAGGACTGTGGGTCAACTGCACAGGCTGTTCTGCGGGGCGGTCTATGGAGCAGGCTTTTTCCTCCGCGATGATGCAGCGGATGAACATCCGTTGTTCGGGCAGGCGCCCGTGGCTGCCGGGACCAAATGAAGCATGCAGCCATGCTGGCCCGCCCCAGGCAGTCCAGCGCGGCGCTTCCAACCTCTATTTCCCTGCTACTGACTCAGCCATCGACATCCCGCCATGGACAGACGAATTCCAGACCGCTCTTGGTCAGCACTGGGCTGCACTGCAAACCGCTGCTTCCATGGAAGATGCCGATTTGATCGTGCGCCTCGTAGTCTGGCCACAGTGGGATGGTCAGCAAATGACGCTTGAGGAAATGCAGCAAAAGGTCAGGCAGCGCCTGGCCCTTATCAATGCACCTGAACGCCAGGACATCCGGGGAGAAGAATATCAGCAACTCACGCTTGGTGAGGCAACCCGTGATCCGAAAAGCGAGTTTTGCATCAGACCGGAACCCGTTCCACCTGCTCTCTCAGGATTGCTGTCGAATCTGGTACGCGTTGTCCGACTACGCGAGGTCAGGGCCTTGTATGGCTTTACCCGGATCTATCCTCCGAGCGGGGAATTCGGCTCCGGCATTTGCTCGCCGCTCAGCGCCGCACCGAAAAAGTGGCTACCGGCAGCCGAAGTTCGCGGCGAAGGGATATTCATCGCGCTCGACGAAGAAAAGGTAGGGCAATGGGAGCTCCAGCCAGCCGTCCAGGAACGGGCAGCAAGAGTTGACCACAGTTGGAAAGAGGCCTGGAAGGAGCGCGGTAACGACGGCGACCCGCCGTTTCCCGTCACTCCACGCCTGATTCTGGTGCATACATTGTCCCATGTGCTGATGCGACAGCTTGCGCTCGACTGCGGGTATTCCACATCCTCGATCAGGGAGAGAATCTACGCTTCGGATGAGGATCCAGGCATGTGCGGGCTCCTTATCTACACGTCAGCAGCCGATGCAGACGGAACGCTTGGCGGGCTGGAGCGACAAGGCAAGCCGGAACGCTTCATACCACTTGTCCAGGATGCGGTCCGGTCAGTTGAATGGTGCTCCTCTGATCCACTTTGCATGAACGGTCTGAATTCCTGGTCAGAATCAGGAAATCTTGCTGCGTGCCACTCCTGCGTTCTCGCGCCGGAAACCGCTTGCGAGCATTTCAACCGGTTTCTTGACCGGGCGATGATCGTGGGCCTGCCCGGCGATCCTGCCGTCGGCTTTTTCCATCAGCTGCTTGCAGTGGAAGAGGTCTGA